In Macaca thibetana thibetana isolate TM-01 chromosome 8, ASM2454274v1, whole genome shotgun sequence, one DNA window encodes the following:
- the KLF10 gene encoding Krueppel-like factor 10, producing the protein MLNFGASLQQTAEERMKMISERPKESMYSWNKTAEKSDFEAVEALMSMSCSWKSDFKKYVENRPVTPVSDLSEEENLLPGTPDFHTIPAFCLTPPYSPSDFEPSQVSNLMAPAPSTVHFKSLSDTARPHIAAPFKEEEKSPGSAPKLPKAQATSVIRHTADAQLCNHQSCPVKAASILNYQDNSFRRRTHLTVEAARKNIPCAAVSPNRSKCERSTVADVDEKASAALYDFSVPSSETVICRSQPAPVSPQQKSVLVSPPAVSAGGVPPMPVICQMVPLPASNPVVTTVVPSTPPSQPPAVCPPVVFMGTQVPKGAVMFVVPQPVVQSSKPPVVSPNGTRLSPIAPAPGFSPSAAKVTPQIDSSRIRSHICSHPGCGKTYFKSSHLKAHTRTHTGEKPFSCSWKGCERRFARSDELSRHRRTHTGEKKFACPMCDRRFMRSDHLTKHARRHLSAKKLPNWQMEVSKLNDIALPPTPAPTQ; encoded by the exons gaagaaagaatgaaaatgatttCTGAAAGGCCAAAAGAGAGTATGTATTCCTGGAACAAAACTGCAGAGAAAAGTGATTTTGAAGCTGTAGAAGCACTTATGTCAATGAGCTGCAGTTGGAAGTCTGACTTTAAGAAATACGTTGAAAACAGACCGGTTACACCAGTATCTGATTTGTCAGAGGAAGAGAATCTGCTTCCTGGAACACCTGATTTTCATACAATCCCAGCATtt tGTTTGACTCCACCTTACAGTCCTTCTGACTTTGAACCCTCTCAAGTGTCAAATCTGATGGCACCAGCGCCATCTACTGTACACTTCAAGTCACTCTCAGATACTGCCAGACCTCACATTGCTGCACCtttcaaagaggaagaaaagagccCAGGATCTGCCCCCAAACTCCCCAAAGCTCAGGCAACAAGTGTGATTCGTCATACAGCTGATGCCCAGCTGTGTAACCACCAGTCCTGCCCAGTGAAAGCAGCCAGCATCCTCAACTATCAGGACAATTCTTTTAGAAGAAGAACCCACCTAACTGTTGAGGCTGCAAGAAAGAACATACCATGTGCCGCTGTGTCACCAAACAGATCCAAATGTGAGAGAAGCACAGTGGCAGATGTTGATGAGAAAGCAAGTGCTGCACTTTATGACTTTTCCGTGCCTTCCTCAGAGACGGTCATCTGCAGGTCTCAGCCAGCCCCCGTGTCCCCACAGCAGAAGTCAGTGTTGGTCTCTCCACCTGCAGTATCTGCAGGGGGAGTGCCACCTATGCCAGTCATCTGCCAGATGGTTCCCCTTCCTGCCAGCAACCCTGTTGTGACAACAGTCGTTCCCAGCACTCCTCCTAGCCAGCCACCAGCCGTTTGCCCCCCTGTTGTGTTCATGGGCACACAAGTCCCCAAAGGCGCCGTCATGTTTGTGGTACCCCAGCCCGTTGTGCAAAGTTCAAAGCCTCCAGTGGTGAGCCCGAATGGCACCAGACTCTCTCCCATTGCCCCTGCTCCTGGGTTTTCCCCTTCAGCAGCAAAAGTCACTCCTCAGATTGACTCATCAAGGATAAGAAGTCACATCTGTAGCCACCCAGGATGTGGCAAGACATACTTTAAAAGTTCCCATCTGAAGGCCCACACGAGGACGCACACAG gaGAAAAACCTTTCAGCTGTAGCTGGAAAGGTTGTGAAAGGAGGTTTGCCCGTTCTGATGAACTGTCCAGACACAGGCGAACCCACACGGGTGAGAAGAAATTTGCGTGCCCCATGTGTGACCGGCGGTTCATGAGGAGTGACCATTTGACCAAGCATGCACGGCGCCATCTATCAGccaagaaactaccaaactggcAGATGGAAGTGAGCAAGTTAAATGACATTGCTCTACCTCCAACCCCTGCTCCCACACAGTGA